From one Nitrosococcus halophilus Nc 4 genomic stretch:
- a CDS encoding HisA/HisF-related TIM barrel protein, translated as MKLLPVLDLLGGVVVHASGGQRDSYRPLVSPLAPDSSPLGVVAGLLQLYPFPHLYIADLDAIMGQGDNSAAIGSIAENYPGLALWVDAGMVSPSAIVQWLALGVARPVVGTETLPTLESWQVLQTSPWAERLVLSLDHRRGEFLGPVGLDQQPELWPETVIAMSLDQVGRGEGPDWALLERLKQERPQRGELLAAGGVRGLEDLRRLAAGGVQGVLLASALYEGSLKAADIIKIVPS; from the coding sequence ATGAAACTTCTTCCTGTCCTTGATTTATTGGGTGGGGTGGTCGTCCACGCCAGCGGCGGGCAACGGGATAGCTATCGGCCCTTGGTTTCTCCCCTTGCCCCCGATTCCTCACCATTAGGGGTGGTGGCAGGATTACTGCAACTTTATCCATTCCCCCATTTATACATTGCCGATTTAGACGCTATTATGGGGCAAGGTGATAATAGCGCGGCGATAGGGTCTATCGCCGAAAACTATCCTGGCTTGGCCTTATGGGTAGATGCAGGAATGGTGAGCCCCAGCGCTATAGTCCAGTGGCTTGCCCTCGGGGTGGCACGGCCAGTTGTGGGAACGGAAACCTTACCTACCTTAGAGTCCTGGCAAGTACTGCAAACCTCCCCTTGGGCGGAACGCTTAGTATTGTCTTTGGATCACCGCAGAGGGGAATTTCTGGGTCCTGTGGGACTGGATCAGCAACCGGAGCTGTGGCCTGAGACGGTCATTGCCATGAGCTTAGATCAGGTTGGAAGGGGAGAAGGGCCGGATTGGGCTCTCTTGGAACGGCTGAAGCAAGAACGTCCCCAAAGGGGAGAGTTATTGGCGGCAGGTGGAGTCCGTGGTCTTGAAGACTTAAGGCGATTGGCAGCCGGGGGAGTTCAGGGAGTCTTGCTGGCGAGCGCCTTGTATGAAGGAAGTTTAAAGGCGGCAGATATTATAAAAATCGTCCCCTCTTGA
- a CDS encoding ATP-grasp domain-containing protein has protein sequence MKILVYEHMTSGALCTEPLPGQPVREGNAMLQALLKDLAGNQGVQPVILRDFRLDIPSHTHRCHYVRDLDDFRRRWLACLDYVDGVLPIAPETDGLLAEIQSWVLKTGKRLLGCRPEATAIAASKTRTAECLAAAGLTTAPTVWLKDWQPNTFPGNALVCKPDDGAGSTGVLYFENATALNTWKQHRSPETWEKEIVQPYIRGTAASLCLLCAEAEAHLLCGNHQQIQIENGAMRLTNITVNGMEYSKLDHKIFQNVAATIASVLPGLWGFVGVDLVLSPQPVVLEINPRLTTSYVGLGAAYGMNPATWLLTLLHKGMGAVELPPQPNPKVTVSVEEGLAIQATHC, from the coding sequence ATGAAAATCCTAGTTTATGAACACATGACCAGCGGTGCTCTCTGTACAGAGCCTTTACCCGGCCAGCCGGTGAGAGAAGGCAATGCCATGCTGCAAGCGTTGCTCAAGGACTTGGCAGGAAATCAAGGGGTACAGCCCGTCATTCTTCGGGATTTCCGCCTAGATATTCCTTCCCACACCCACCGCTGCCACTATGTTCGCGACCTGGACGATTTTCGCCGCCGCTGGCTCGCCTGCTTAGACTATGTGGATGGAGTCTTGCCCATTGCTCCAGAGACCGATGGCCTATTGGCCGAGATCCAGTCCTGGGTACTCAAGACTGGCAAACGCTTACTCGGCTGCCGCCCCGAGGCAACCGCCATCGCCGCGAGCAAAACCCGGACTGCCGAATGTCTGGCTGCAGCAGGACTTACCACGGCCCCCACAGTCTGGCTTAAGGACTGGCAGCCCAATACTTTCCCAGGGAACGCCCTCGTCTGCAAGCCGGACGATGGTGCAGGAAGTACCGGTGTTCTATATTTTGAGAACGCTACCGCGTTGAATACCTGGAAGCAACACAGGTCCCCTGAGACTTGGGAAAAGGAAATTGTCCAACCCTATATCCGAGGAACAGCGGCCAGTCTCTGCCTGCTCTGTGCCGAAGCTGAAGCCCATTTATTATGCGGGAATCACCAACAAATCCAAATTGAAAATGGCGCAATGCGCCTTACCAACATTACGGTCAATGGTATGGAGTATTCAAAACTGGATCACAAAATCTTCCAGAATGTCGCCGCGACTATCGCCAGCGTCCTCCCTGGGCTATGGGGTTTTGTCGGGGTGGATCTTGTGCTGAGTCCCCAGCCGGTGGTGCTGGAGATCAACCCTCGCCTCACCACCAGCTACGTAGGGTTGGGGGCAGCTTACGGAATGAACCCTGCTACCTGGCTGCTGACCCTGCTGCATAAAGGGATGGGAGCAGTAGAGTTGCCGCCTCAACCCAACCCAAAAGTGACCGTTTCAGTGGAGGAAGGGCTTGCTATCCAAGCAACTCACTGTTAG